The proteins below come from a single Oerskovia jenensis genomic window:
- a CDS encoding ABC-F family ATP-binding cassette domain-containing protein, whose amino-acid sequence MPQSSSALLTALDLAKSYGDRTVLAGVSLAVDPGHRTGLVGENGVGKSTLLRLLAGVEDPDSGVVTRPPDLGYLHQEFPYGPTTTVGQVVEDALAGVREIERELEAAGAALAHLSDAGLSESASGMGHAGSDNPLTAAYDLALARAEQSDVWGADARAARALAGLGLDVIHRDRLVSRLSGGQRTRLGLAALLVRQPGALLLDEPTNHLDDEAAEFLASALRALPGAVLLASHDRVFLDEVCTEILDLDPSQEASSAGRTGGTLYAGSYRDYLRAKRVERARWEQQFAAEQDELKALRRSVATTARNVSHNRERGNQSKLLYDAKGERVQSQVSRRVRNAQQRLDTLQAEQVRKPPEPLRFAAPHLVRARAASSSPGRSGGRRGSQGASNGTDGLALWARDVVVQGGATAPDDASPARPRLDLRAAGVPSIDLAPGAKLLVTGANGSGKSTLLHVLAGDLAPSSGTVGRARGVEVALLEQDVRLHDDARTPRDLLALVTGQDPADRPHVDAHGLVAPRDLDRPLGLLSVGQRRRVVLAMLVTQAPDVLLLDEPTNHVSLALAEELMAAVETWPGAVVVASHDRWLRRGWKGDVVHLG is encoded by the coding sequence ATGCCCCAGTCCTCTTCCGCCCTCCTCACGGCCCTCGACCTCGCCAAGTCCTACGGCGACCGCACCGTCCTGGCGGGGGTGAGCCTCGCCGTCGACCCCGGCCACCGGACCGGGTTGGTGGGCGAGAACGGCGTCGGCAAGTCGACGCTCCTGCGCCTGCTCGCGGGGGTCGAGGACCCGGACTCCGGGGTGGTCACGCGCCCGCCGGACCTCGGCTACCTGCACCAGGAGTTCCCGTACGGCCCGACGACGACCGTCGGCCAGGTCGTCGAGGACGCCCTCGCGGGGGTCCGGGAGATCGAGCGCGAGCTCGAGGCGGCCGGGGCTGCCCTCGCGCACCTGTCCGACGCCGGGTTGTCAGAGTCAGCGAGCGGTATGGGCCACGCTGGTTCTGACAACCCGCTCACCGCGGCCTACGACCTGGCGCTCGCGCGCGCCGAGCAGTCGGACGTCTGGGGAGCCGACGCCCGTGCGGCCCGCGCCCTCGCGGGCCTGGGCCTCGACGTGATCCACCGCGACCGCCTGGTCTCGCGGCTCTCGGGCGGGCAGCGCACACGCCTGGGCCTCGCGGCGCTCCTCGTCCGCCAACCCGGTGCGCTCCTGCTCGACGAGCCGACCAACCACCTGGACGACGAGGCCGCCGAGTTCCTCGCGTCGGCCCTGCGCGCCCTGCCCGGAGCCGTGCTGCTCGCGAGCCACGACCGCGTGTTCCTCGACGAGGTCTGCACCGAGATCCTCGACCTCGATCCCTCGCAGGAGGCCAGCTCCGCGGGTCGCACGGGCGGCACCCTGTACGCGGGCAGCTACCGCGACTACCTGCGGGCCAAGCGCGTCGAGCGTGCCCGCTGGGAGCAGCAGTTCGCGGCCGAGCAGGACGAGCTCAAGGCGCTGCGCCGGTCGGTCGCGACGACGGCCCGCAACGTCTCGCACAACCGTGAGCGCGGCAACCAGTCGAAGCTGCTCTACGACGCCAAGGGTGAGCGCGTGCAGTCGCAGGTCTCTCGGCGCGTGCGCAACGCGCAGCAGCGCCTCGACACGCTCCAGGCCGAGCAGGTGCGCAAGCCCCCGGAGCCGTTGCGGTTCGCGGCGCCGCACCTGGTGCGCGCGCGGGCCGCGAGCTCGTCGCCCGGGCGGTCGGGCGGTCGACGCGGCTCCCAGGGGGCGTCGAACGGGACCGACGGCCTGGCGCTGTGGGCGCGCGACGTCGTCGTGCAGGGTGGGGCGACCGCGCCGGACGACGCCTCGCCCGCCCGCCCCCGCCTGGACCTGCGGGCCGCCGGCGTGCCGTCGATCGACCTGGCCCCGGGGGCCAAGCTGCTCGTGACCGGGGCCAACGGGTCCGGCAAGTCCACGCTGCTGCACGTGCTGGCGGGCGACCTCGCGCCGTCGTCGGGCACCGTGGGGCGCGCACGGGGCGTCGAGGTCGCCCTGCTCGAGCAGGACGTCCGCCTGCACGACGACGCGCGCACGCCGCGCGACCTGCTCGCCCTCGTGACGGGGCAGGACCCCGCGGACCGACCGCACGTCGACGCCCACGGGCTCGTCGCGCCCCGCGACCTTGACCGGCCGCTCGGGCTCCTGAGCGTGGGCCAGCGGCGGCGTGTGGTCCTCGCGATGCTCGTGACGCAGGCCCCCGACGTGCTGCTGCTCGACGAACCGACCAACCACGTGTCGCTCGCGCTCGCGGAGGAGCTCATGGCCGCGGTCGAGACGTGGCCCGGGGCCGTGGTCGTCGCCTCGCACGACCGGTGGCTGCGCCGTGGCTGGAAGGGCGACGTCGTGCACCTCGGCTGA
- a CDS encoding SigE family RNA polymerase sigma factor, with product MRVLIMTMAMTAAQTAPDDEPTDPDGTLLRLVPVAGTSTDREAEFTAFMTDALPALSRTAWLLCGNQHQAEELVQQALMRTYQSWSVARRRDPLGYARKSLANQRIDTWRRRRREVLVAPADLPEGGSAPVTDQHADRDQLVRALATLSPRQRRIVVLRHLEGLSEREVAEDLGVSLGTVKSTASRGLAQLRAELGRPDFTSADHDTTTPTTPTTPTTPTTPTRSGS from the coding sequence GTGCGTGTTCTCATCATGACGATGGCGATGACCGCGGCGCAGACCGCCCCCGACGACGAACCCACGGATCCGGACGGGACCTTGCTGCGGCTCGTCCCGGTCGCCGGCACCAGCACCGATCGCGAGGCCGAGTTCACGGCCTTCATGACGGACGCGCTGCCCGCCCTGTCCCGCACCGCCTGGCTCCTGTGCGGGAACCAGCACCAGGCCGAGGAGCTCGTGCAGCAGGCGCTGATGCGCACCTACCAGTCCTGGTCCGTCGCGAGGCGACGCGACCCGCTCGGCTATGCGCGCAAGAGCCTCGCGAACCAGCGGATCGACACCTGGCGCAGGCGCCGCCGAGAGGTCCTCGTCGCGCCCGCCGACCTCCCGGAGGGAGGCTCGGCTCCCGTGACCGACCAGCACGCCGACCGGGACCAGCTCGTCCGGGCACTCGCGACGCTGAGCCCCCGGCAGCGACGCATCGTCGTCCTGCGGCACCTCGAGGGGCTCTCGGAACGCGAGGTCGCCGAGGACCTCGGCGTCTCCCTCGGGACCGTCAAGTCGACGGCTTCCCGAGGGCTCGCCCAGCTGCGCGCAGAGCTCGGACGACCCGACTTCACCAGCGCCGACCACGACACCACGACACCCACGACACCCACGACACCCACGACACCCACGACACCCACGAGGAGCGGATCATGA